CTGAAAAGGGTTTAAGTGTCATAGTGGACTGTGACAGGGGGCCCTGTTGTTGGGCCAGGGATGAGTGGAATAGCAGGATGCAATCACTAGGTTTGAACGTCCAGAGATGGGTTCCCTGATTGTGTATCTGCTCCTGGGTCTGTTGTATTTTCATTAAATTTTCACGAGCAAATCCTGCGAGCTTCCTAAGGCGCTCCCGCAGTTCCAATAAATATGGAACTGACCCCATAACCTGAGACTCTTGTTCCTCAGGTCTGTTGGAGGAGGTCCAAGATCCCCCTGGGTTGCCTACCATACAACATTTCAAACAGGAAGAACCCCGTAGGTGCTTGGGGTACTTCCTGCACTGCAAACAGCAAGGCAGGTATCAGTTCATCCTAATGTCTTGGATCATCCTCAACAAACTTGCAGAGCATTGATTTCAGGGTCCTGTTAAACCTCTCAATGAAGCCATCCATTTGGGAGTGGTAGATGGAAGTCTTCAGGACCCGGATGTTTAGTAGTTTGCACAGCTCCTCCGTTAGGACGAAAAGTTGGCTCCCCGGTCGGTCAGTATCTCTTTTGGTATCCCAACTGGGCTGAACACTTCCAAGTTCTTTTGCTATGATGGTTGTGGTTGTTGAACGTAAGGGGACAGCCTCAGGATATCGGGTTGCATAGTCTACCACCACCAGTATATAGCAGAACCCCAAGCTGCTTTTCTCTAAGGGTCCCACTAGGTCCATATCTATCCTTTCAAATGGTACTCCCCCCACTGGAAGGGGGATCGGGGTGCCTTGCATATCCCTTTGGGGCTAGCACATTGGCATTCTGGACAGGAGGCACAGAAGTTGCTCACTTCCTTATGGATGCCTGGCCAGAAAAAACTAAGGGGCACTCGGTGTAGTCTTCTCCTGCCCGAGGTGTCTGGCCCAGGGCACCAAgtgagccagcagcagcaagtcACGTCGGAACTTGTTGGATCTCTTCCTGGGTTTGGCGATCTTTGGCCATCTGGTGTAGGCATTCACTGTGACCCTCGAAGTGGAATTCTTGGGGTGTTTGTAGTTTGACGCCCCTTTCCTCCTCAGCATTGGGCACTTGCTCCTAAGCACCACTCAGGATGGGGTCCTCCCTTAGCTCCCTCAGGAAGTCTCCATCAGCCATTCACGCTCCGCCTCCTCCAGCGTCTCTCCTCGCATGGGACGTGGTCCAGGACCTTGTAAAGGATCAGGGCGTTCCTGCTCTCAtccttcctgttctctttggttCAGGAGCCCCCTCGCTCATGATCTTGGGTTTGTTTCCACCGGCAGCCGATGCCTCCATTCTTGCATAACCTCCCCGAACCACTGCCATTCGTGACCTAGGACCACGAGATATGCAAGCTTTTTGGCCAGGCCAACCTGGTAGGTTTCCTTGTGACAGCCAACCTCTAGCTTTACCCGCATGGTGGGTATGGCTGTACGTCCCGGTGGATACTCTGGAGGTATATAGGGGCCTCTGTCTGATCCAGTGACTTCATTAGATCGGCCCACATGAGTGTCTGGCTGCACCCTGCGTCGACAAGACATGCTACTTGGATGCCATTGACCCACACAGGGATTATCAATTTGAGTGAGTCTTTCTTCGAGGCCTGAGTGCCTGCTACCCACACCTGGCCAAGTTGCAGTCCATAAAAGGGCAATCACGTATGAAGTGCCCCTCCTGGCCACACTCATAACGTCGATCCTTCAATATCTCTGTTGTGGAGTTCTGTGGTGCTGGTCTAGGTCCACCGGATGGGGCCTCTTCCCCTCAGGGTCTCATGCTGGGTTTTCACTTAATTCCCAGGTGGGAGGTTACCCTCCGTGGCCCAGGCCTACTCCGGGGTCCCACTTCCTTGGGGTTGAGCTGTCTCTCATCTGGGTCCCTCTTGTGGCCTCCAGGGCTCCATGGTTTAGGAGATGGAAGTCGGGGGCCTTCTGTGGCTAAGTAATCCTCCATCAAGGACGCTGCCTCTGCGAGCGTTGTCAGTCGATGTTGGTGGACCCACTCCTTCCCCACAGGGGGGaggctctgtgtaaactcaaggACGATGGCCTCTGCCACTTGAGGCCCAGTCAACTTCTCAGGTTCCAACCACCTCCAGCAATAATCTTGGAGCCACTGAGCCACTGCCTGGGGTCATGCTCCAGGGGGACACCTCTCCCATCTAAATCACTGACAGAACATTTCGGGGCTCACCCCTGTGTGGTCTAAGATGGCGGCCTTTACTTTGGCATAATCGAGAGCTTCCGTAGGGTCTAGGCTCCGACAGGCAGTCTGTACAGTTCCAGTTAACTATGGAGCCACTAGGGTAGCCCAGTGCTCTGGAGGCCAATGGGCTGCAGTGGCAACCCACTCAAATGTGACCAAGAAGGCCTCTGGGTTGTATCCGAGCCCCATCTTGGCCAGCCTCACTGGTAACCCAGTCAGAGTGCTCTCTAAACCCTGGCTTACCCCAGCAGGTCCGGGTGGTCCCCTCAGTTACAGGAGCACCTCCATCTGCTGAACTAGCTGCTCTTGCTGAGATTGGTGCTGTGCTGCTAGCTCCCTaatccactgctgctgctgctgttgctgttgggTGGCCATTTGGTGTAGCAACTGGGCTTGTTGCTGGgtagcctgctgctgctggctttccAGCATTCATTTTAATATCTTGTCGGTATCCATAGTGGCTGTGGGGTTTTCTCACTCAGCTCTCCTCATATTAGTCATCTTAGCAGGACCCGActgatgcccgcattctccagcacATGTGACAACAACAGTTAGAGTTCTGGCTGTCTGGGTAGGATGGAACAATGGTCAGCCTgtagccctcaggcagggctgggcaaacAGTCTGTGGTCCCCaagcctcctggctggggcaggtaGTAATAATTGGGGTTCTGGTCATCTGGGTAAGACAGAACAGCAGTCAGTCTATAGATCCCAGGTGGGGCAGGGCAAACAATTAGTCTGTAGCCTGTAAGGTTCCTGGATGGGGCAGACAGTAGCAATTGGGGAATcagcctctggggcagggcagaacaGGAATCCATCTATAGCCCCTGAGTGGGTCAGAACAAACAGTCTATGGTCCCTGAGTTCCCGGGCTGGGACCGAGAGCAAACAGCAGCCACACTTAGTGATCTGTGGGGTGTGGTAGAGGAACCtggcccctccctctccaccgggTTCCGACCCAAGGCCCTATAAAGCCAGGGACTTCCCCGCTGAGGGTTTAGGCATCTGCTTCCACTACagcccctgggtcacttcctatcaCAATTTGCATCCCAGGCATCTCCTTGGCTGGTGGCAGCTTGGCGTCCTTGTCAGTCTCCGCTGTCGGCGAGTTACCCATAGTGTAGTCCAGGTCCACGGGCTCTGCTGCTTGGAGAGTCTCCGGGCCCTCTGGAGAAACCTACAGTACACATCCTTCCTCCTCTTCAGCCAAccctgactgagctgggctgcctcCTTTTATCTGGCTGTTCCACCTCGCGCATGCGCAGCAGGGTGTGGCCTCCTGGGCCCATAGTGATTGGTCCATCCCCATTAGCCCAGTGCGTGGTTGGTACACCCAATCACATGGACCAGTAACTGAACATCAGTTCCCAGGACAATGGtatggcaaaaagggctaatgtgatacTTGGCTGTGTAAACAAGGGAGTAGTGagatgattttacctctgtatatggcattgcTGAGACTGATACGGGAATACTGtgtatgttttgggtttttttagtggccatattttaaaaagagtaTTGGAAAAAATTGAGAGGTCCAGAGAGGAGCCACAAAAATGACATGAGGGTTGGAGAAAATGCCTAAGAGCGAGAGACTTAAAAAGCTCAATCTGGTTAGTTTATCAAAAAAGATCAAGTGGTGACTTGATTATTGTGTACAAATATCTTACCGGGGGGAGAATGCCAGGTGCTAAAAGGCCTTTTAATCTAGTGGAGATGGTCAAAACAAGAAACAATCAGtggaagttagacaaattcaaattagaaataaggtatACGTTTTTAGCAGTGAGGTTTATTTAACAAtaggaacaaactaccaaggaagctgtggattctccatctcctgaaatCTTCGGATCAATgctggatgtctttctggaagatatatTTTAGCCAAgtaagttattgggctcagtgcaggaaTAACTGGATGACATTTTATGGCTTGTGTTTTATATAGgacgttggactagatgatctaagagtcccttctggccttaaaaaaatctattaatctgtGGTCAGGATTGAATTCCTTCTATAGAATGTCTGATGTTAAGTTGATAGAATCGTTTAGTTCACACTTTTGTTTCTTGGTCTTTGCACCACTGAGTGGAGttagcttatgctcagataaatttgttagtctctaaggtgccacaagtactcctgttctttttgtttaaGGAGAAGGCTTTGTTGCAGAAGGGAGGGAAGTGTTGCCCTTTGTCCTCTAAAGATCCAGCCACTGGGTGAAGAGAGAGCTGATGTTTTCCCTTTTCTGCAGGAGGCATTGAGGTGATGTGGATTGTCCTCttagtgtgtgttttgtttggttGTTGCCAGCTGAAGTGCCTGTCCTTGCCAGATACCTGGATGAAGGAGTTTTTCCTGGCGCACATTTACACAGAGCTGCAGCTGATAGAAGAGGCTCTGCAGAAGTACCAGAGTCTCATTGATGCAGGATTCTCCAAGAGCACCTACATCATTTCCCAGATTGCAGTTGCCTACCACAATATCAGAGGTCAGTGAACTCAGCTAAGGGGGGTGCCTCTTGCTACAAACTCTGCATCAATCAGCAGCACTCACTGATGTTTGCCTTCCTCTGTCTGCAGATATAGACAAAGCTCTCTCTATCTTCAATGAACTAAGGAAACAAGACCCATACAGGATAGAAAACATGGACACCTTCTCCAACCTGCTGTATGTCCGGGTGAGCAAACTTTCTTTCACCCACACTCCTCTGCAATAAATTACACCAGCTCACATAGCAAGCATTTTATGGCTTCTTAGCAGAATACCTGAATTAAGCCTATCCAATCATATGAATGCTAACCAGTCTCTCTGGCCATAAACTTGCAGCTGTCgtctttccccttcctccccgtgGACTGGTTACCTTGGTGTGTATTTCTAATCACTCAGAGGGAAGAGGGGTAGGGAGGTGTCACACTTGTCCCCCCAGCAATCTCCTTCTTCTTTTCTGCCAGAGCATGAAGCCTGAGCTGAGCTACCTGGCTCACAATCTGTGTGAGATTGACAAGTATCGTGTGGAGACCTGCTGTGTGATAGGTGAGAGGCAGCTCTTCTACTAGTTTGTCACTCAGGCTACAGGGAGTGGGAAGGCAGCTTACTGATCCCTCTCCGCAGGAATTGTTAGCGGGTCTGTTGAAGCTAGGCTGGCTGAAGCAGCTCTCAGTCATGGTAAAACAGCAGATGAAATGATACAGCAGCAAAAGAAGTCAATGCAGTGTTGGCAGTGCACAGAGATGATGATGCAGGCCTTTGACAGGGTGTATTGGTGGTGGGTTCTCTATGCAGCTCTGGGATACTGGAATACTGTTGTTTGGTTCTGGGCACTTAGTACCCAAATAGATAAGTGGCATTTATTAGTTTGTGGGATAGTTTTCCAAGGTAAGGGGTGGGAGCTTCATTGGTTTGCACAAATGAAATGGATTGGATAAGAGCACTGGAGACCAAACTGAGTTCAGACTGGGGCTTGGAGTTATGCAGTGAACTGGATCAGACTTAACAGGTTTCTCCCTTCTCTGATTTATATGGAAAAAATAATAGATGCTGCAGCTTGTATCTGTTTCCTAATCGCCTGCTTCTTTTTCCTGTTCACTTTATTCCTCTGACCATCCTCTAGGGAATTACTATAGTCTACGCTCTCAGCATGAAAAAGCAGCACTCTATTTCCAGAGAGCCTTGAAACTGAATCCTCGGTATCTTGGAGCTTGGACCCTCATGGGACATGAGTACATGGAAATGAAGAACACATCTGCAGCTATCCAGGCTTAtaggtgtgtgtgcaggagctatGGAAGGCAGAGAATGGCCTCTGGGAGTGCATGAAGTAGTGACAGGTTTGGGCGGAAGGGGAAGAGTATCTTGTGTGGCCTTGTTAGGAGCCCTCTTTTGTTGGTCCATATGCCAACCCCTCTATgcggaggttccaaagaggatggagctcggctcttctcagtggtggcagatgacagaacaagaagcagtggcctcaagttgcagtgggggaggtctaggttggatattcggaaacactatttcactaggggggtggtgaagcactggaatgggttccctagggaggtggtagaatctccttccttagaggtttttaaggcccggcttgacaaagccctggctgggattatttagttggtgttggtcctgctttgagtaggggattggactagatgactttgtgaggtctcttccaaccctaatattctatgattcctaaCCCCGAGAACTCTGACTTGCTTTGGATCCTGTCTGTTTCTGAACACTTACACCACTTTCTCTTTTCTTTGGCAGACATGCAATAGAGGTGAACAAGAGGGACTACAGAGCCTGGTATGGACTGGGACAAACCTATGAGATCCTCAAGATGCCATTTTACTGTCTATATTACTACCGACGGGCCCACCAGCTCAGGTAAAGCTGGGAACGTAGCCATAACTGTTGGCAGTTCAGAGTGAATGCTATAAGCTGAGTTGCAGGAGGTATCAGTGACTTAGTGTATGCAGTCTCATTTAAGTGATTACATTCTGTAGAGATTCTATTCAGTCTCTTCAGAGGCATCAATAAAGGTTTAGTATTCCATGTATCAGCAGGGTATAGAAGAGTGTGGTTAGGTAGTATATGTAGGGCTGGATTTCAGTGGTAGGGTCCATCCTTCAGTTAGCTTGAGACAATACCATGTTCTGAGGTAGCTTGACTGGCTGTTGTTTCTCACAGACCCAATGATTCCCGTATGCTGGTTGCTCTGGGAGAGTGTTATGAGAAACTCAATCAGCTGGTGGAAGCCAAAAAGGTAAGTGAGGGCACAGATGTGCTGCGGGGAAGGCTGGGCATCCAGGTGGCTGCCAGGGAAGCAGGCAGAGGCACAAGTCTCGTTAGTACTTCTGGTCCTCCTGAGCTGTCTTCCTCTGCATACCTAGAAAGTAATGGATGCGGGATAGTGCTCAGAATGGCTATTCTGTCCTCTTCAGTCATGACCTTGATCCCAGGGTGGGAGTAGGGAGCTGTGTGCAGTCTGGGCCTAATCTTACCAGGTTCCTGTTATAATTGTGACTTCAGGGGAAGTTCTGCACTAACCATCTGCTCTGAGCAGTTGGTGAATTTGTCTGCTGCAGCCTTCCAGAAAACCAGCTCTCTTCATGCATCTCTGCTTGATGGCATTGCAGTGACTGGGTCTGTATGTGACCAATGTGAACCCACTTCATGCTAGAGAAGACATTTTGCTGAGGTGCTTGTGTGACTTTTTCCCTCCTTGGCAGTGTTATTGGAGAGCTTATGCTGTGGGAGATGTGGAGAAAATGGCATTGGTGAAACTAGCCAAGTGAGTATGGCTCAGAATTTATTCTCAGTGTTCTgtgaaaagcactttgagatctgaaGGGCTAGGTATTTAGATGTGGCATCCCTAGGTCTATGGAAACTACAACTCCTATCCTAATGGCCTGCCTCAGCTCTGAAAAAGAGCCTTGTTTGCATGGGTTGTCAGCTAAGGAAGCTAGAAACCATAGTAACGTTGGCAGGCAATGTTAGTAACTAGTTGCTGTCCTGGTGGGTGGTCTGTAACCCTGTCCCTCAGGCGTGGGGTGTTGTCTATCTGCTTCTAGGggactgggcctggctgcagcTAGTAAAGCATGGTCCAGAACTTGCTCATGTTTCGGAGAGGCCCTTTCTAAAGGCCTGTCCAGGACAGACAGAAATTCTTGCTTTTGGGTCTCTTCCATGCTATGTTTTTGACCcaatttctctcctttcccaggcTGCATGAACAGCTGAATGAATCAGAACAGGCTGCTCAGTGCTACATCAAATACATCCAGGATATCTATTCCTGTGGGGTGAGTTAATGGTAGGGGGACAGGAGGGAGAAGTGAGGGAGAATGATGTAGAACTATCTTCCAAATCAGCTCTTGCTGTTTCTTTACTGTGCTGTAGGAGATAGTGGAGCACCTGGAGGTGAGCACTGCCTTCCGCTACCTAGCCCAATATTACTTCAAGTGTAAACTCTGGGATGAagcctctgcctgtgctcagaaATGCTGTGCATTCAATGATGTGAGTAGCCAGTCTCCAATGTCCCTTTCTTAGGGGGATTCTTAACTTGATCTGTTTCTTCTGGGAGTCAGAGCAGTCCTTCTTCTGTTGAAGGAGCATGGGCTGCATCCACCTGGAGTGGACGATCCTCATCTATGTGAGAAGACCCCCAGTGCCGCCGCTCACCTATTTCCTGCTGTTGCTTCTTAGTAACTAGTCGAAGTTCTGGGGCTAAGGGTTGCACTGGTTTGGCATTCGGTAGTACAAAAATAACTTAGGACTTGTAGTGGTCTGCAGATCTCTAGCAGGAAACCCTGCCATCTTTCTGCAGAAACTAATGGACTTACTGTACAATGTGCTCCTGGAATCCCCCATGTTTCTTGTTGTTATCTGTGATCTTCCCCATTGACAGTGCAAAGAATACAGATGTACTTGGTATCCTGGCATGTGTGGAATCTGAGATTCTCTCAGGCCATAGTTGGGCACTCTGGATTTCCATGTCAGCCCAGGAGGGGATGTTGTGGACATCACCAGGCTAAAACTTGCCCCCTCTCCCAAGCAAAGCTGTCTAGAATTTGAGAGAAGAGCAGAGCCTGAGTCTCTTAAAGTCTTTGCTATTGCCAGTCTGTTTTGTGGAAGGTGGCAGTATAGACATGCAAGATAGTCAGGTGTGCAAAGCAAGTAACCTACATGCCAAAAGGCTGGGAAGAGGATATTAAAGGGGGTCTGTTTTACCTTAAACCTAACTGTTAATAGCTGGAAAACCAACATCTTTTACTATGTGATATTGTGTCTTGCAAGCCCAGTGAGAGCCAAACTAGTGTTGTTGCATGATTGTTCACGTTGCTGCTGAATTTGACTCTGAAGCTGCTTTGCCGCAATCTACATTAAGTATGGAATTGACCTACTGTGAAAGTTACTAGTAGCCCCCACTTAATAGCTTACAAGCGGCcagtagggggaagcagaagccttACGTACACAGTGGCCTGAACTTTTTAActatcttttctcttctgcctcaaagcagagaaatcttgctccaagccagttttcactgaccagataacggtttcacggggtctggcgaccaccaatgaagtgttaacacggcatggtctttgtctgaaagtgtataaaaagcttgtgaaaCTTGTGTGCAGTAGAGTTTTCTGTATCTTGATacagagctctcctttcttctgcagaataaagcatcttttccttatccctgtcaggctgttattggctctcagctaggcagacccgatatttcggtaacacTACTAATGCAGTATTCTGACCCTTTTCAGACAAGAGAAGAAGGGAAGGCCCTGCTGAGACAGATTTTACAACTACGCAACCAAGGGGAAACCTCCTCCACAGAGATCtctgctcccttcttcctccctGCATCTCTGTCATCCAACAACACTCCCACACGGAGAGTATCTCCACTCAACCTGTCTTCAGTTACACCATGAATTGTGCTGATACTTCTCTGGGCCAGCCTAGGGCAAGTGGGGACTCGAACCCATCCTCCAGAAACAACCACCTCATTCCCGCGAAGCTTCGGTCTGGTACTGCCTTCCATTGAAGGTAGAAATCCTGAGAACACATAGCTGAAGCTAGCTGTTGTCAATGCAGGCAAAGATCATTGTGGAACCAATGTGAAGTGCCTATGCTGAGATGTCAGAAACCACTACGCTTCTCACTGCCGCGCTCCAAGTGTGTGAGAAGCAACTGCTCCCTAGATGAGGGGGTTTTGTCTGCCTGAGTTGAAACATGTTTGAAAGTGTTGTCTCTGCTCTGTTAACTCTGAACTTTGCCAAACTCCTTTCAAGGGCCTCAGTGGGACTGCGGCTGCCTACTGCAAGAATTGTCCCCTGCTGGCTTCTCTGTGGACTCTTTTCTGCAGCTGCACCCAAGCAAGCACAGTAAGAGGGACATTTCGGCTTCACTGCTGCCGTGAAAGGGAAACAGCGTTTGGGGATTGAGAGGTGGTGTCAGTCTGAAGTGGCCTCACCCAGTAACTGGTTGCTGTTAGGTCTGTGGCTCAGATAGATGTCTTGGCTTTGCTGGTGAGTGGCAAACCAGCTAGTGGGAAGTACATCATTAAATGGTGGTAGGCATGTTACTGTCCCTGGGTACTGTCTTGGCACAAATTTCCTTCCCATTATAACAAATACAATTGAGCTAAATATAGAAAAGATCCAATTTTCCATAAGTTCAttgtggggcggggagctggctAGTACCTACCTCGCTCAGATTTGAGTAGGCCCTGTTCAGTGTCCTGTGTGGCAGTCAGAGTACTTCAAACTAGTGC
Above is a genomic segment from Mauremys reevesii isolate NIE-2019 linkage group 8, ASM1616193v1, whole genome shotgun sequence containing:
- the CDC23 gene encoding cell division cycle protein 23 homolog; the encoded protein is MGKMAATAVVPGLGSCDFSDLREIKKQLLSVAERSRERGLQHSGKWASELAFALDPLPLSELPAAPVLTEEDARDLDAYTLAKSYFDLKEYDRAAYFLRGCKSQKAYFLYMYSRYLSGEKKKDDETVDSLGPLEKGQVKNEALRELRVELSKKHKAQELDGFGLYLYGVVLRKLDLVKEAIDVFVEAAHVLPLHWGAWLELCNLITDKEMLKCLSLPDTWMKEFFLAHIYTELQLIEEALQKYQSLIDAGFSKSTYIISQIAVAYHNIRDIDKALSIFNELRKQDPYRIENMDTFSNLLYVRSMKPELSYLAHNLCEIDKYRVETCCVIGNYYSLRSQHEKAALYFQRALKLNPRYLGAWTLMGHEYMEMKNTSAAIQAYRHAIEVNKRDYRAWYGLGQTYEILKMPFYCLYYYRRAHQLRPNDSRMLVALGECYEKLNQLVEAKKCYWRAYAVGDVEKMALVKLAKLHEQLNESEQAAQCYIKYIQDIYSCGEIVEHLEVSTAFRYLAQYYFKCKLWDEASACAQKCCAFNDTREEGKALLRQILQLRNQGETSSTEISAPFFLPASLSSNNTPTRRVSPLNLSSVTP